The following are encoded together in the Flavobacterium haoranii genome:
- a CDS encoding sigma-54 interaction domain-containing protein: MESVQAIKQRFEIIGNDPKLNRALEKAIQVAPTDISVLVTGESGVGKESIPKIIHALSHRKHGKYIAVNCGAIPEGTIDSELFGHEKGAFTGATSTREGYFEVADGGTIFLDEVGELPLTTQVRLLRVLENGEFIKVGSSQVQKTNVRIVAATNVNMADAIEKGKFREDLYYRLSTVEIQLPPLRERKEDIHILFRKFSSDFAHKYKMPPIRLTDDAVQYLIRYRWSGNIRQLRNIAEQISVLETNREISVATLQSYLPTEGTNLPSVINHTKKDSDFSNEREILYKVLFDMKADLNDLKKLTLELMQNGGAKVQETNKNLIQRIYGQKEDNVIFDEQPKTELYPVQPEIVQEEIHDDDLEDDDFLFAETVEEEETLSLEAKEIELIKKALERNKGKRKAAADELGISERTLYRKIKQYDL, encoded by the coding sequence ATGGAATCAGTACAAGCCATAAAACAACGCTTTGAAATTATTGGTAACGATCCAAAGTTAAATCGTGCTCTTGAAAAAGCAATTCAAGTTGCCCCGACGGATATTTCTGTTTTAGTTACTGGAGAAAGTGGTGTTGGTAAAGAAAGTATTCCAAAAATCATACATGCTCTTTCACATCGTAAACACGGAAAGTATATTGCAGTGAACTGTGGTGCAATTCCTGAAGGAACTATTGACAGTGAACTTTTCGGACACGAAAAAGGAGCTTTTACAGGAGCAACTTCCACTCGTGAAGGATATTTTGAAGTAGCCGATGGTGGAACAATTTTCTTAGATGAAGTTGGTGAGTTGCCCTTAACGACACAAGTTCGTTTACTGCGTGTTTTAGAAAACGGCGAATTTATAAAAGTTGGTTCTTCTCAAGTTCAAAAAACGAATGTACGTATTGTTGCAGCTACCAACGTAAATATGGCAGACGCAATTGAAAAAGGAAAGTTTCGTGAAGATTTATATTATCGTTTAAGTACGGTCGAAATTCAATTACCACCATTACGTGAAAGAAAAGAAGATATTCATATTTTATTTAGAAAATTTTCTTCAGATTTTGCACACAAATACAAAATGCCTCCTATTCGTTTAACTGATGACGCTGTTCAGTATTTAATTCGTTATCGCTGGAGTGGAAACATTCGTCAATTGCGAAATATTGCCGAACAAATTTCGGTTTTGGAAACCAATAGAGAGATTTCAGTTGCTACTTTACAAAGTTATTTACCTACTGAGGGAACTAATTTACCATCAGTAATCAATCATACAAAAAAAGATAGCGACTTTAGCAACGAAAGAGAAATTTTGTACAAAGTGCTTTTCGACATGAAAGCTGATTTGAATGATTTGAAAAAGCTGACATTAGAATTGATGCAAAACGGTGGTGCTAAAGTTCAGGAAACCAATAAAAATTTAATTCAGCGAATTTACGGACAAAAAGAAGATAATGTTATCTTTGACGAGCAACCTAAAACAGAACTTTATCCAGTTCAACCTGAAATAGTTCAAGAAGAAATTCATGATGATGACTTGGAAGATGATGATTTCTTATTTGCAGAAACAGTCGAAGAGGAAGAGACTTTGAGTTTAGAAGCAAAAGAAATTGAATTAATTAAAAAAGCACTAGAACGTAACAAAGGGAAAAGAAAAGCAGCGGCTGATGAATTAGGAATTTCTGAAAGAACTTTATACCGAAAAATAAAACAATACGACTTATAA
- the miaB gene encoding tRNA (N6-isopentenyl adenosine(37)-C2)-methylthiotransferase MiaB, with amino-acid sequence MEKIIEENKQGTSLVQEQKEGNTKKLFIESYGCQMNFSDSEIVASILANQGYNTTQNLEEADLVLVNTCSIRDKAEQTVRKRLEQYNAVKKINPSMKVGVLGCMAERLKEKFLDEEKIVDMVVGPDAYKDIPNLLKDVDEGRDAINVILSKEETYGDIQPVRLSSNGVTAFVSITRGCDNMCTFCVVPFTRGRERSRDPQSILEEIQDLWSKGFKEVTLLGQNVDSFLWYGGGLKKDFDKASEMQKATAVDFAQLLDMCATQFPKMRFRFSTSNPQDMHVEVIEVMAKHHNICKYIHLPVQSGSTRILKEMNRQHTREEYIALVDKIYEIIPDISLSQDMISGFPTETEEDHQDTLSLMEHVRYDFGFMFAYSERPGTLAARKMEDDVPEEVKKRRLNEIIDLQQRIALERTQRFVGQTVEVLIEKDSKRSDKHWSGRNSQNTVVVFPKENYKTGDFVNVKITDCTAATLIGEAVGYSEIMQSN; translated from the coding sequence ATGGAAAAGATAATTGAAGAAAACAAACAGGGAACAAGTTTAGTTCAAGAACAAAAGGAAGGCAATACTAAAAAACTTTTTATTGAAAGTTATGGTTGCCAAATGAATTTTTCAGACAGTGAAATTGTTGCTTCTATTTTAGCAAATCAGGGGTATAACACTACTCAAAATTTAGAAGAAGCCGATTTAGTTTTGGTAAACACATGTTCTATTCGAGATAAAGCAGAACAAACGGTTCGTAAGCGTTTGGAACAATATAATGCTGTAAAAAAAATAAATCCTTCGATGAAAGTTGGGGTTTTAGGCTGTATGGCTGAACGTTTAAAAGAAAAATTTTTAGACGAAGAAAAAATTGTAGATATGGTCGTAGGACCAGATGCATATAAAGACATTCCGAATCTTTTAAAAGATGTGGACGAAGGTCGTGATGCAATTAACGTAATCTTATCTAAAGAAGAAACGTATGGCGATATTCAACCGGTTCGTTTAAGCAGCAATGGTGTTACCGCTTTTGTATCCATAACTCGTGGATGTGATAACATGTGCACATTTTGTGTTGTTCCTTTTACAAGAGGAAGAGAGCGTAGCCGTGACCCACAAAGTATATTAGAAGAAATTCAAGATTTATGGAGCAAAGGTTTTAAAGAAGTTACTTTACTTGGTCAAAATGTAGATAGTTTTTTATGGTATGGTGGCGGACTAAAGAAGGATTTCGATAAAGCTAGCGAAATGCAAAAAGCAACCGCTGTAGATTTTGCTCAGTTATTAGATATGTGTGCTACACAATTTCCAAAAATGCGTTTTCGTTTCTCTACTTCAAATCCGCAAGATATGCATGTGGAAGTAATTGAAGTGATGGCAAAACATCATAACATTTGTAAATACATTCACTTACCGGTTCAATCTGGAAGCACACGTATTTTAAAAGAAATGAATCGTCAACATACTCGTGAAGAATATATTGCTTTAGTTGATAAAATCTATGAAATTATTCCAGACATTTCATTATCACAAGATATGATTTCTGGTTTCCCAACAGAAACTGAGGAAGATCATCAAGATACTTTATCGTTAATGGAGCACGTTCGTTACGATTTCGGATTTATGTTTGCTTATTCTGAAAGACCAGGAACTTTAGCTGCTAGAAAAATGGAAGATGACGTTCCTGAAGAAGTTAAAAAACGTCGTTTAAATGAGATTATCGATTTACAACAACGTATTGCTTTAGAAAGAACACAACGTTTCGTAGGTCAAACCGTTGAAGTTTTAATTGAAAAAGATTCAAAACGTTCGGACAAACATTGGAGCGGAAGAAATTCTCAAAATACAGTTGTGGTTTTCCCTAAAGAAAATTACAAAACAGGTGACTTTGTTAATGTAAAAATTACTGATTGTACAGCAGCAACACTTATTGGTGAAGCGGTTGGATATTCAGAAATTATGCAATCAAATTAA
- the lptE gene encoding LPS assembly lipoprotein LptE, translating to MSKTLKIFALLLLFATSGCKYYNFTGTGQIDANTFQVNYFQNNAELVEPGIERTFTLQLQDIIQSQTNLNLVNQGGDLLYEGEIVEYRITPMTATADQRAAQNRLTIGIMVRFTNQKKEDDNFEKRFSFYHDYPANEQMTGSRLTTALEEIYTRITQDVFNESLAKW from the coding sequence ATGAGTAAGACATTAAAAATATTTGCTTTATTACTTTTATTTGCTACTTCAGGTTGTAAATATTACAATTTTACAGGAACAGGTCAAATTGACGCCAATACTTTTCAAGTAAATTATTTTCAAAACAATGCTGAATTAGTTGAGCCCGGAATTGAAAGAACATTCACTTTACAATTACAAGACATAATACAAAGTCAAACCAATTTGAATTTGGTTAATCAAGGTGGTGATTTGTTATATGAAGGAGAAATTGTAGAATACAGAATTACTCCAATGACCGCAACTGCCGATCAAAGAGCTGCTCAAAACAGATTGACAATTGGCATAATGGTGCGTTTTACAAATCAGAAAAAAGAAGACGATAATTTTGAAAAACGTTTTTCTTTCTATCACGATTATCCTGCAAATGAGCAAATGACAGGAAGCCGTTTAACAACTGCTTTAGAAGAAATTTACACAAGAATTACACAAGACGTTTTCAACGAGTCTTTAGCAAAATGGTAG